A window of the Streptomyces griseochromogenes genome harbors these coding sequences:
- a CDS encoding class I SAM-dependent methyltransferase, which produces MSDDHTHVQEFFTARAADWDSRFPDDGPAYAAAVADLGLRQGDRVLDAGCGTGRALPPLRAAVGFSGTVTGVDLTPAMLQAAVRAGRDRDGRLLLADVAALPLRSGSLDAVFAAGLIAHLPRPSENLCELARVVRPGGTLALFHPIGRAALAARQGRQITPDDLRAEARLGPLLARSAWRMTSYVDEHDRFLALAVREA; this is translated from the coding sequence ATGAGCGACGACCACACACACGTACAGGAGTTCTTCACCGCGCGCGCGGCCGACTGGGACAGCAGGTTCCCCGACGACGGCCCGGCTTACGCGGCCGCCGTTGCCGACCTGGGGCTCCGTCAGGGCGACCGCGTGCTCGACGCGGGCTGCGGCACGGGCCGCGCCCTGCCGCCGTTGCGTGCCGCCGTAGGGTTCTCCGGGACGGTGACCGGGGTGGATCTGACCCCGGCCATGCTCCAGGCCGCCGTACGGGCGGGCAGGGACCGTGACGGACGGCTGCTGCTCGCGGATGTCGCCGCGCTGCCGCTGAGGTCCGGATCCCTGGACGCCGTGTTCGCGGCGGGCCTGATCGCGCATCTGCCGCGCCCCTCCGAGAACCTGTGCGAGCTGGCCCGCGTGGTGCGGCCAGGTGGCACGCTCGCGCTGTTCCACCCCATCGGCCGGGCCGCCCTGGCGGCTCGTCAGGGACGGCAGATCACCCCCGACGACCTCCGGGCCGAGGCCCGGCTCGGCCCGCTCCTCGCCCGCTCGGCGTGGCGCATGACGTCGTACGTCGACGAGCACGACCGGTTCCTCGCGCTGGCCGTTCGCGAGGCCTGA
- a CDS encoding alpha/beta fold hydrolase, with product MAARPELAGRRSLFVDLPGHGTSDRPEHFGYTLDEHAHAVAVALDQAAVAGAELVAHSMGGAVAVVLAHRRPDLVSRLVLTEANLDAFPPSTAASSGIAAYEEDEFVEERYARVLDAVGPLWAATMRLADPRALHRSAVGLRRGSDPVMRTMLEGLTIDRVYLQGEHSGELQGREDLEAAGVRVVTVPGAGHNVMFDNPDAFAAAVVGRG from the coding sequence ATCGCGGCCCGCCCCGAACTCGCGGGCCGGCGCAGCCTGTTCGTGGACCTGCCCGGGCACGGCACCAGCGACCGGCCCGAGCACTTCGGCTACACGCTGGACGAGCACGCCCACGCTGTCGCGGTCGCACTGGACCAGGCCGCCGTCGCCGGTGCCGAGCTGGTCGCGCACAGCATGGGCGGCGCCGTCGCCGTCGTGCTCGCCCACCGGCGGCCCGATCTCGTCTCCCGGCTGGTCCTCACGGAGGCCAACCTCGACGCCTTCCCACCGTCGACGGCCGCCAGCAGCGGAATCGCCGCCTACGAAGAGGACGAGTTCGTCGAAGAGCGCTACGCGCGCGTGCTGGACGCGGTCGGCCCGCTGTGGGCGGCCACCATGAGGCTGGCCGATCCGCGCGCTCTGCACCGCAGTGCCGTCGGCCTCCGTCGCGGCTCGGACCCCGTGATGCGCACGATGCTGGAAGGCCTCACGATCGACCGCGTCTACCTTCAGGGCGAGCACAGCGGGGAACTCCAGGGCAGGGAGGACCTGGAAGCCGCCGGAGTCCGTGTGGTGACGGTGCCGGGCGCCGGGCACAACGTCATGTTCGACAACCCCGACGCCTTCGCGGCAGCCGTCGTGGGACGGGGCTGA